One stretch of Thermoplasmata archaeon DNA includes these proteins:
- a CDS encoding nucleic acid-binding protein, with translation MKLVLDASAILSGVDPPLAEELLMPPLVEKELGHAWARRKLAYLKEVRLRVVQPSTASMETVRRATEGTGDDARLSGADMQVLALALETGATILTDDYSIQNLAEILGIPYRPVVQKGIREVLKWGYRCTGCKRELGKKAPECPVCGAPVRSFRKASGRQNRV, from the coding sequence GTGAAACTGGTTCTGGACGCCTCCGCGATTCTTTCCGGAGTTGACCCGCCGCTCGCGGAGGAGCTTCTCATGCCCCCACTAGTGGAGAAGGAGCTGGGGCACGCGTGGGCGCGCCGAAAGCTGGCCTATTTAAAGGAGGTCAGGCTGAGAGTCGTCCAGCCCTCCACGGCCTCGATGGAGACCGTCCGGAGGGCGACTGAAGGGACGGGCGACGACGCCCGGCTCTCCGGCGCCGACATGCAGGTTCTCGCCCTAGCCCTTGAGACCGGCGCGACCATCCTGACGGACGATTACTCCATCCAGAACCTCGCCGAGATACTGGGCATCCCCTACAGGCCAGTCGTCCAGAAGGGAATTCGAGAGGTTCTCAAGTGGGGCTACAGGTGCACGGGCTGCAAGAGGGAGCTCGGGAAAAAGGCGCCCGAGTGCCCGGTGTGCGGTGCACCCGTCCGGAGCTTCAGAAAGGCGTCCGGGCGCCAAAACAGGGTTTGA
- the gyrB gene encoding DNA topoisomerase (ATP-hydrolyzing) subunit B, which produces MAETGSYQADQIQVMEGLQAVRKRPSMYIGSTDSRGLHHLVYEVVDNSIDETLAGYCTEILVTLCADGSVRVEDNGRGIPVDIHPKYGKPGLEIVMTILHSGGKFDKQTYKVSGGLHGVGVHVVNALSEWLEAYVKRDGKLYRQRYERGKPVTGVEVVGEAEGTGTIIHFLPDKEIFQTTEFDYGIISTRMRELAFLNRGLRIGITDERTGQSESFVYEGGLVSFVRFINSNQNCLHEPPICFEGRADSVTVEIAMQYTDDFIERVYSFVNNINTIDGGTHLTGFRAGLTRVVNDFARRRGLLKPSNGGLSGEDTREGLSAVISVKVPEPQFEGQTKTRLGNSEIKGIVESIVVEKLSTIFDENPRVVDKILQKCLLAREAREAARRARELTRRKGILESGSLPGKLADCSETDPAKCELYLVEGDSAGGSTKQGRDRRFQAVLPLRGKILNVEKARLDKVLKNNEIEAMITVFGTGIGEEFDISKARYHKIIIMTDADVDGAHIRTLLLTFIYRYMRGLIDKGYVYIAQPPLYRITKGKETHYCYSEKEKAEVLEKLGPRAQVQRYKGLGEMNPQQLWETTMNPETRILKQVTIEDAVRADQLFTILMGDQVEPRKEFITEHSKEVRNLDI; this is translated from the coding sequence ATGGCGGAGACGGGGAGCTACCAGGCCGACCAGATTCAGGTCATGGAAGGCCTTCAGGCCGTCCGCAAGAGGCCGTCGATGTACATAGGAAGCACTGACTCCCGTGGTCTCCACCATCTAGTATACGAAGTCGTGGACAATAGCATAGACGAGACCCTAGCAGGCTACTGCACCGAGATACTCGTAACATTGTGCGCCGACGGCTCCGTCAGGGTCGAGGACAATGGAAGGGGGATACCGGTCGACATCCACCCGAAGTACGGGAAGCCCGGCCTCGAGATAGTCATGACGATTCTCCACTCCGGCGGCAAGTTCGACAAGCAGACCTACAAGGTCTCGGGCGGGCTGCATGGTGTTGGTGTGCACGTGGTCAATGCCCTCTCGGAGTGGCTCGAGGCCTACGTCAAGCGCGATGGAAAGCTCTACAGGCAGAGGTATGAGAGGGGGAAGCCGGTGACGGGCGTCGAGGTCGTTGGGGAGGCCGAGGGCACGGGCACCATCATCCACTTCCTTCCTGACAAGGAGATATTCCAGACCACGGAATTCGATTACGGCATAATATCGACGAGGATGAGGGAGCTTGCCTTCCTGAACAGAGGCCTCAGGATAGGAATCACGGACGAGAGGACGGGCCAGAGCGAGAGCTTCGTGTACGAGGGCGGTCTGGTCTCCTTCGTGAGGTTCATCAACAGCAACCAGAACTGCCTGCACGAGCCGCCCATCTGCTTCGAGGGCCGGGCAGATTCCGTGACGGTCGAGATTGCGATGCAGTACACCGACGACTTCATCGAGAGGGTCTACAGTTTCGTCAACAACATCAATACCATTGACGGCGGCACGCACCTCACGGGCTTCCGCGCGGGCCTGACCCGCGTCGTCAACGACTTCGCGCGCAGGAGGGGCCTGCTCAAGCCATCCAACGGTGGCCTGAGCGGCGAGGACACGAGGGAGGGCCTGAGCGCGGTGATCAGCGTGAAGGTCCCCGAGCCGCAGTTCGAGGGCCAGACAAAGACCCGGCTGGGCAACAGCGAGATAAAGGGGATTGTGGAGTCGATAGTGGTTGAGAAGCTCTCAACAATCTTCGACGAGAACCCCAGGGTCGTTGATAAGATTCTTCAGAAGTGCCTCCTAGCGAGGGAGGCTCGCGAGGCGGCGCGGAGGGCGCGGGAGCTGACCCGTAGGAAGGGAATTCTCGAGAGCGGCTCGCTACCGGGCAAGCTCGCCGACTGCTCCGAGACCGACCCGGCGAAGTGCGAGCTCTATCTCGTCGAGGGCGACTCCGCGGGCGGGAGCACAAAGCAGGGGAGGGACAGGCGCTTCCAGGCGGTCCTGCCCCTCCGGGGCAAGATACTCAACGTCGAGAAGGCCCGACTGGACAAGGTTCTGAAGAACAACGAGATAGAAGCGATGATAACCGTCTTCGGAACCGGCATTGGAGAGGAGTTCGACATCAGCAAGGCCAGATACCACAAGATCATCATCATGACCGACGCGGACGTCGACGGCGCGCACATCAGGACTCTCCTCCTGACCTTCATCTACAGATACATGCGCGGGCTGATAGACAAGGGCTACGTCTACATCGCCCAGCCCCCGCTCTACAGGATCACAAAGGGCAAGGAGACGCACTACTGCTACTCTGAGAAGGAGAAGGCGGAGGTGCTCGAGAAGTTGGGGCCCCGGGCCCAGGTCCAGAGGTACAAGGGCCTCGGCGAGATGAACCCCCAGCAGCTCTGGGAGACCACGATGAACCCGGAGACCAGAATTCTCAAGCAGGTCACGATTGAGGACGCGGTCAGGGCGGACCAGCTCTTCACGATTCTCATGGGCGACCAGGTCGAGCCCCGGAAGGAGTTCATTACCGAGCACTCGAAAGAGGTAAGGAATCTTGATATATAA